The genomic segment TGAACGAACAAACTTTTGTTTCCTCATTTCTATGCATGAGGAAGAAACACAAACCTAGATTTCACAAATTCACCACTTAATAGTTAACTCACAATATATCCAATCAATAGATACAAAGTACatgttaacaaaacaaaacaggaactaAACAAATTCTAAAATCTAACTAAACACTTGACATCCTTTAGTTGTTATAAGGGGCGTGGATATTTGACTACATGCTCCTGTTTTCCCATATTGCTGGATAGTAAACATGCCATTAAATGTGGTTCTTTAAGTAAAATATACAGTTTCCATGGTCAGTGTGTATTTAGGGAGCCATGCCATCTGCTGAGGTAGGTCAGCTTTGTCCCATCAGGTCCAAATTCAGCTACCAGGATAATGCGAAGCACCTCAAGCTGCCCTCTGCTGTAAAGCTTTACGGAGATGCTGATTTCGTTTCCCAGCAGGAGGACCGCTCTACCAAAAGTGCCAGTACCTGCTTTTATCTCCGCAGTGTCACTGGGCTTGACTGGTGGGTAAACTCAAAAGGAAGATGAGAAACATCAGAAGCAACAATGAAGTTTAAAGCAAACTGAGTCAGTGAGCCTGGTCCAAAATATTAATACACACTGGATAGAAAATTTTAACcaataatcaaaacatcacagaaaTGCAAGTATCACTTCGCTGGTGTTTCTGCTGGAGGGCTCCACTTCAAGTTGGCACAGGCTATAAAGTCTCCTTAGTGCCTCATTGAATTTTATAGCAGCCGCGCAAAAGCCAGAAGCCATTTTCAGAAGCCTTGGCTCGGACAGTTCCAGTTTTActcagcagagggcagcattgtgCTTCGGGAATGTCTCGGATTACTGATCGGAAATAATGCCATCAACTGATGAGTCAACTTTTCcctttactgtgtgtgtgtgtgtgtgtgagggggtgtATCCTGTCTAAAGAAAGCCCAACCAGCTAGTGAAacaataatttgtttaattttactcaaatatgaACCGAAATACTGAGTTCAAGTAGTTTATATACTTCATTTAATCAATCATTTGAACAAGCCTACATGTATTTGACCGATTTTCAACCAAATATCTGACAACATTCAACAAAACGGTAGCAATTAGCGTCACAGACATGTTTGATAAGGTATcataaactgaaaacaagagTCTGCAAGCTGCAAAACTgtcacacccacacccacacccacacacacacacccagacagAGAATATCAGAGCACAGAACAGGTTTGTGCGCTACAGAACGTAGCTGGATTAGGTTTCGATTGATTTGAGTTGATGCTctgaaaaaaaagcagctcCCAGGTCAGTTCGCAGCTCATCTGTCCATCAAGAGCTCGGCTAAAGGATCGCCGCACTGGACAGATACGAACACAACTTACAGGATCAAGTGTTCAGGcttgcaaaaatgttcagacccagttaatttttttcttttttttacattttgacaagtTACAATTAGAAACGTATACATGTTTCACTGACCCAGGGCCGGATTTGGCAAGATGAGTGTCAGTTCTGGTGCCCtacccaaacaaacaaacaaacaaagaaaaagcatttACCTCATGCAAACTGCAGTACATTAACAGGTGGGCCGATACATACCCGTCCCATGTGAGATGGCTTGGTCCCAAACACATGTAGCTTAACTTCAgaatttttgaatatttgagTATAGAttgtaaaaaattacaatattaaaacCACCACACTTCATACAGGCCTATAAGTTTTATATAAGCTACAAagtttgcaaaagaaaaaaaaaacattacaaaatcaGCCCCTTCGCCCccaagaaaagtaaaacatggcGCCCTGGGCTGCAGCCCTACCGGCCCAGGAGACACCAACGCTCCATGCAGCATGAGAGATAAACGAGGAAGATAAATAGAcgctttttaaaatgatttacaaataGGATTTTTGAAAGGTTTGGCAATTCAGAGAATTCATATCAAATTGCTCTGAATGAACTTTAAGCAGatttgatgaaaaagaaagaaccaaacccctccaccaccaccagcgCAACATGAACAGCGCAACCCCCTCCATGTGAAAACTATCAGTTCTCTGCTAATGAAGTATTTTGCAtattgacattaaaaaaaatctccattttgttattttctaagGCAACATCTTTCTTAGTTCCCAAATGGCTCGTGGAACAAAATTATTGTTctgtcatgttaaaaaaaaatcccaacaaacaTACAATGAAAACTGCAATTAAGACACGACAATATGTGAAAACGTCACGGCAGGAGCAATAGCATAAGAACGCAACGTTACATTTGTATTtcatgttacttttattttcaagttgATGTCTTCGTTACATTAGAAAAAGAGACGGGATTTCTTGTTCTCTGGATGATTCTGAAATGTGCGTTTGAGGCTCTTCTGCCGAAGATCTACCCTAAGAAAACCGATTTCTCCAAACCATCTTCCGCTTTGGTGTACTCCAGGTGAGATCTGAAGTACTGGCTTTTATACCGGGGGCTGTTGCGAATGTACTCCAGGTAGTCGGGCGTTCCTGGGGAGATGACGTTATCTGCCAATAGGATGCTGCCTTTCCTGAGGAGACCGCACTCCTGTTTTAAAAAACGAAAACTGTGTCATGGCAGAATGAACAGGGAAGAGTTCAATCCAAACTGAAGTGTGTTACAACAGACGCACCTCCATCAGCTTTGTGTCGGGAAGGTAGCGATCTTTCCAGTGATCCAAGAAAACCAAATCAAACGTTTCTATCCCAAACTTCTCCTTCATTTTGGGGATCCAGTCACCAGATGCCCCTTCCACTAACTGGATCTAGAGGGAAGAAAACACTCGGCTACGTGACCCagaagtggattttttttgttcccccTGTTCTCGTAGTTTGCTTTAGACGTCGGGCTTTTACCTTGTCTCCCAATCCTGCCCAAGCGATCACCTGGCGAGCTATGGCGGCGTTGTGTGGGTTGAACTCCAGGGTGATGAGCTTGGCGTCAGGCGGCAGCAGGCTGGCGATGCGCACGGTGGAGTAGCCGCAGTAGGTTCCCAGCTCCAGCACCGTCGCCGGGTTCACTTCAGTCACCACGGAGTCCAGGATGCACCCTGGGGGTCGAAGGATGAATTGAAACGTACCGGAagggaaggtttttttttttcccctcataaaAGAACAGAGTtatggactttaaaaaaaataaaaataaataaaaagtcgcCACCTTTCTCATCTCCCACATTCATAGCCCACTCCTTCTGTCTGCAGAACTGATCGATGGCTTTCACCACGCTGCGAGGGTCCCCTCTAGTGGCGTTCTTCTGCACTGCAGCCAACATTCGCTGCAgggagcaaacaaaaaaaaaacaggatcaTTTTCAGTTCTGTCAATAACCTCCCAGTGAGTAAAAAACtaactattttattatttttcatcacATTTAATGAACCTTTTCTCCTCCTGGAGGCGAAAAGGTTTCGCAGTGAGCTGCAGTGTTGCAGTCaatttcttgaatttctttttggCTCCGAGGACAACTGAGCACAGGAGCAACGTGTCAAGCAACTGGTTGCCACATCATTTAGTCTATTCGAAACCAGTTTCTAGGAAGCATGaacgcttaaaaaaaaaccttatattgctttaaaaataattgcaaatcTATTCCGCATGAGTTCGATTTTTACTAAGCAGCTGTGTTTTAGAGTTGTTGTCGTCAGTTTGTGCTCGCGTGAAATTAAAATGGGACTGTAAGCTTTTAAAAGACGAgagcaaattttatttattactgaattcttcttcttcttcaaattttatttaaccgggggggaaaaaaaataaaacttcctcTAGATCAAAGATCTCCGACAGGAAAGTAAAAAAGCTTTTACAAGATAATCAGTTACAATTAAGGtaaaatcatgaaaacattggggggggggggggggggggttctggttacatagaatagaatagaagtactttattcatcccagcagggaaattacttaaaggttgaagaagaaacaaacatcacGACAACCAATTGCTCTGGTTGTTGGTTACTCTACATTTGATTAAAATCGtctttcttttctccaagtATCCATGCCGACTTTTCTCCAGGTTCTAATTTTTAGGGAGCCGTGTTTGCCTGTGCGATCGTTTTCAGCCGGTTGCATTCACTTCTCCTGTGTGCAaactagaaaatatttcaacaacCCCAGACTTGCGAAATGCCCCACAAAGCCTGAGCCGTTCGTGACAACACGCTGACACGTTAATGTAGCAGAgcgtttctcaattccagtcctcacgcccccctgccctgcatgttttaggtgtttcccttctgttacacacctggattgaatctataggtgattaacaggcttttgcAGCACTAGAtagtcatgcaatcatttgaatcagctgttctggaatagaggcacatctaaaacatgcagagcagggaggcctgaggaccggaattgagaagcGCTGACGTAGCAGAATCTACATTCAGCGGCTGTGAGTGGACGGCGTAAAGATGCGGGAGGAGCGAGAACGAGGAACCGAGTCTTTGGAAACGTTTTTGGAAGGCGTCTCTGTTCTTGCAGGAAGGGTTTCATGTTATCTTCAGAGGCAGGggcgtttttattttaatatgcttCACAGCACTTACACAAACATCGTCCGAGCCCGGGTCGCTGAGGCTCGCTGCGTTGGGAGTAAGGTTTCAATCCGTTAATGCCAAGTTGTGAGCCTTAAGAAGGCTCAGACGACGAATCTGCTGAGGTCAGCAGATCTCCGTGGTTTTGCTGAGCCCAAGAATTGTTTTCTTAGCCGACAGGAGGGAGTCCCAGCATGCATCTGTCCTGCCGCGGGTCAGCCACCTTAACGGAATGGATCATCTCAAACACGAGGGGTTTGAAAGAGTTTTTAGCTTCCCTACTATCTTTTCCTACAAGTTCACTCTCAACAAGAGAGGGAACCCGAATGAAGAGGCAGAGATATTTTTTTGCAGCCTCCAAAAGACCAACATCAATTACATGCATCACGTTGCCATGACGATCTGTGGTTATTCACATAAAAAGTTATTCACATTTCAGATCAACAGAAAGCACTGGGCACTTATGAGGCGACAGGAACACGGTGCATCTGAAGAAGGGAGCACTGAAGGTCAGCCACTCTGATGCCACCAAATAAAATTCAGTCAAACCAATTGCCTTCAAAAAAACTAGAGTCCATTTGTGTGAGATTTAAACTCTGTGTCAATCCAGATGTTTCTAAAAGAACGTTAGTGAGCAAACAGCATCTTGAAAACCAGGGGCCGTCCCAAAGATCAAGTTGTGGAGACATTTACAGCCAAGTTACAaagtaaaatgcattaaaggggcagtattatgcattttccaaCCACAAAATATCAATTTATAGCACGATGAGGTAACGTCGTTACAtccagttgttataaaacttaaatgacttcaaagaaatgtgactttgcTGTTTGACGCTTTGAAATTgaacctctgtctctttaagaagctcctgctctttccggAACTCTGTAAACGTTTGGTGCGGCAATGTTGACGCGCTGAAGGCAAACATTCGTCAGACCACTGCACCGAGAAACAGTTcatacaatgagctcagcaaatgcacagttccaccagctgtGTGCCAGTTGCTGctgctagtttgaaggagccgAGTCGTGGAAGGATTATCGCTCCGTTGAGCAGAAGCTCGGGAACGCTCAGTTCCCCCAAGAGTTTCAACAAACACGAACGTCTGCCACgggagattgaaggatttctcaaacatgcatgaaagactgaaagaaacactccaggtacgtttttgatgggggaataacattgtaacacgatgtaaagctcaaaaaagtcacatttacacactactgcccctttaattcaTAACTAGCCCTGTTCAGGCCATCCTGCGAAACTTGGGTATGACAGAAACTGGTACAACTGAGAATATATTAGGACATGGCCAAGATGGTAACTCAGGATGAGCTGCTGAGGTCAGTAGCACAGTCAGCAAATATTAGCTTTCCACTTTACAAATATGGCCTCTATGCAAGCGTCCCACTGCTAAAAGGAAGCCACAGGAATTTACAATTTGCCACAAAGTCCTGCAAGACGCACCAAAAACACCTAGAAGAAAATGCTCTGGTgagatgagaaaaatgtttaaaataacagcagTGAAATGCTAGAAATCAACACCACACATCAACGTAAGTGTTGacaggaagatggatggagttacGCACAAAGCAGTCCTGAAAGGAAAAGCTCTCTGAAGCTGCAAAACACCCAAGACGGGGTGAGAAGTTCATCTTCCGGTTAAAACCCAACTCCGTTTAAGGATCTGTggaagacttgaaaattgttcCAAACAATCTCACTGAACCCGAACCGTTTCACAAAGAAGAACGGCCAACACGTTCATTCAGATGCtgctttccttccacttaacttccaaagaatgtgaatattttttgcaaggCGTTGCGTTTCACtgctgagacaaaaacaaaccaggtAATTTGGAGAGTTTAAtgaagtagtaaaaaaaaacaaggtctCCCTAACACTCTTACGCCTTCGATGTAGGTTTCGTTCATTTATCGTGTTCGGCGAGCGTCTAGCAAAGGCACACCTGAGGACGCGTGGTCTGGGTCAGGGCGTTCAGCAATCCCTCCACGATGGTGTCGTGCCAAACGAGCGCGAGACCCGCGTGGTACTGCACGACGGACGGGATCACCCATCTGTAGAGCGCGTACAGCAGAGCGGCCCCGCCGGCGCAGCCGTAGAGGAGAGTCAGCCACATCCTgcgagaaaaacaagaaaaaagaaagaaaattgtgcAGTTGCAGCGTGCAGTGCTGCAATACTGAAAGAGACGGTGATGAATGAAAAAATCCGCAAGAAGAAAGATCAAGGGGCTCTCGCGTCTCCCGTCGCCCTACCTGCCCCTTTGTGTTTAGATAATGAGATGGGTGTTTACTGTGCAGGGTACAATACAGGAGCTGCTCCTGCTGCCACATCCaatctgaacacacacacacacacacacaaaatacatatatatcACTGTGAAGAAAGTATCTAAAATAAGCTGCAATAATCAAACAGCTGCTTTCCCACACTTAGGAGCTGTTTATCTACAGCCTGTGCACAGATGAAGCAGGgagggaaaagaagaaaacgagAGAGGAGAAGAGAGCACAGCTTGAATCTTAAACACAACTCGTTCTTTGGAAAAGCAGTgaggagagcagcagagagagagggagagaaaagggaGTAATAATACAGCTGTGAAAGCTCTGTTGTAGCTGAGGGAGCTGAGGTAATCCCTTTTGATTTAGAGTTGGAGTCGCATGGCAACTGGCTGGGGGTTAAGAGCTGTGTCACCCAAAGGCACAAAACTGAGACTGTGACCTTTTTACTCGGGCTTTCTTCTCAACCTACCAAAATGCAGAACATAACTGgtaccttttttattattattaaactaatCATTCCTTTTTGACAATCAACCTTGATGCAATGTTTAAATTACagcttcagtaaaaaaaataaaaataacataaaacacacacacacagagagagagacagcaaGGCTGTTTGACCACATTTCCTGTGGCAAAAGGTTGCAAATGTACAAGTTAATCTGCTACAAATTAACACATTTCTAAGTGCGGAAGGCATGAGTCC from the Xiphophorus maculatus strain JP 163 A chromosome 20, X_maculatus-5.0-male, whole genome shotgun sequence genome contains:
- the comt gene encoding catechol O-methyltransferase; amino-acid sequence: MWLTLLYGCAGGAALLYALYRWVIPSVVQYHAGLALVWHDTIVEGLLNALTQTTRPQRMLAAVQKNATRGDPRSVVKAIDQFCRQKEWAMNVGDEKGCILDSVVTEVNPATVLELGTYCGYSTVRIASLLPPDAKLITLEFNPHNAAIARQVIAWAGLGDKIQLVEGASGDWIPKMKEKFGIETFDLVFLDHWKDRYLPDTKLMEECGLLRKGSILLADNVISPGTPDYLEYIRNSPRYKSQYFRSHLEYTKAEDGLEKSVFLG